A window of the Dyadobacter pollutisoli genome harbors these coding sequences:
- a CDS encoding carboxylesterase family protein produces MKKLIFTFISLFLFLSASAQVVYHFEEGLGVGPCHQYGREALYTDQLAYQLYKGILAKPQDGISLLKNAKGEDIKWRKVQADSTHRFRGDSFSNGYVYLTYESKKEQTAILTITGHDMVFVNGVPRGGDQYRYGWMHLPVVLKKGKNELYARVARFGRFGGITANLTFPAKPVYLNTEDLTVSDIVPSLKNDSLWIGLVVQNATSKALAGLQIKSLLSGKEVLTNIPAIPPMSSRKVGVVVNGSDITSPGKQDVAVTLIQAGKTIDQTKIAVQSVEEGKQYSRTFVSDLDGSVQYYAVSPQIKGGASGQPALFFSVHGAEVQAISQARAYKPKDWGVLVAPTNRRPRGFNWEDWGRLDALEVLDIAKKQYNPDPSRIYLTGHSMGGHGTWFLGATYPEKWAAIAPSAGYPTLSSYGSHDGMIPDSAGSPIESILLRASNPSNVLALTSNYKSLGVYIAHGDADRTVSVNYARQMRDILGKFHRDFSYYEHIGGEHWYGDISVDWPPIFNFFSWHSIPKDTAVNTIDFTTANPGISSKMRWAGIQQQITALKYSRIQLTMNKKDSGIQGLTSNVSLLSLNLDAFTVGSKVKIALDSLAPLEYQVKGQNETIYLKKGTQWQFASAPASSEKNTLRNGTLKDAFRNRMVYVYATGGTKEEKDWAFEKARYDAETWYFRGNGAVDIVADKDFDPRNFKDRGVILYGNKSTNLAWDKVLKNCPVNVISGKISVGTQEFIGNDLAAYFIWPRADSDIASVTVITGTGKNGFQAANANQYFSGGSGFPDLMIFSAEMLKSGMKEVKMSGFFGNDWSVEKGEFVKQ; encoded by the coding sequence ATGAAGAAATTAATTTTTACATTCATTTCACTGTTCCTATTCCTTTCAGCGTCTGCGCAGGTTGTTTACCATTTTGAAGAAGGGTTGGGTGTTGGCCCGTGTCATCAGTATGGTCGTGAAGCACTTTACACCGACCAACTGGCGTATCAGCTATATAAAGGAATACTAGCTAAACCGCAGGACGGAATCTCGCTTTTGAAAAATGCCAAAGGTGAAGACATAAAATGGCGCAAGGTACAGGCCGACTCGACGCATCGTTTTCGCGGCGATTCTTTTTCCAATGGTTATGTTTATTTGACCTACGAATCCAAAAAGGAGCAGACTGCTATCCTGACGATTACCGGACACGATATGGTTTTTGTCAATGGCGTTCCGCGTGGTGGTGACCAGTATCGGTACGGCTGGATGCACCTTCCTGTTGTTTTGAAAAAGGGAAAAAATGAACTCTATGCCCGGGTGGCACGTTTCGGAAGATTCGGCGGCATTACTGCGAATCTCACCTTTCCTGCCAAACCTGTTTATTTGAATACTGAGGACCTGACCGTTTCGGACATTGTCCCAAGTCTGAAAAATGATTCTTTGTGGATTGGGCTGGTAGTTCAGAATGCTACTTCCAAAGCACTGGCCGGATTGCAAATAAAATCACTGCTTTCGGGAAAGGAAGTTTTGACGAACATTCCTGCTATTCCGCCAATGAGCTCTCGGAAAGTAGGCGTGGTTGTTAATGGATCCGACATTACTTCTCCTGGAAAACAGGATGTGGCTGTGACATTGATCCAGGCAGGCAAAACCATTGATCAGACAAAAATCGCTGTGCAATCTGTTGAAGAAGGCAAGCAGTACAGTCGCACATTTGTGAGCGACCTCGACGGAAGTGTGCAGTACTACGCAGTTTCTCCTCAAATTAAGGGCGGCGCATCTGGTCAGCCGGCACTTTTCTTTTCGGTTCATGGTGCAGAGGTTCAGGCGATTAGCCAGGCTCGTGCCTATAAGCCAAAGGATTGGGGCGTTTTAGTAGCACCTACCAATCGCCGCCCGCGTGGGTTCAACTGGGAGGATTGGGGAAGACTTGATGCGCTCGAAGTTTTAGATATCGCAAAAAAGCAGTATAATCCTGATCCGTCACGTATATATCTCACCGGACATTCAATGGGCGGGCACGGAACCTGGTTTCTGGGTGCTACTTATCCTGAAAAATGGGCCGCGATCGCACCATCAGCCGGCTATCCTACATTGTCTTCCTACGGCTCACACGACGGTATGATTCCTGACAGTGCTGGCTCACCGATTGAATCCATCTTGTTGCGTGCGAGCAACCCAAGCAATGTGCTGGCTCTGACTTCGAACTACAAAAGCCTGGGTGTGTACATAGCGCACGGTGACGCGGACAGGACCGTCTCGGTTAATTATGCCCGCCAGATGCGTGACATTCTCGGTAAATTTCACCGCGATTTCAGTTACTATGAGCACATTGGAGGAGAACATTGGTACGGTGATATCAGTGTAGACTGGCCGCCTATTTTCAACTTTTTCAGCTGGCATTCCATTCCAAAGGATACCGCTGTCAATACGATTGATTTTACTACGGCTAATCCTGGTATTTCTTCCAAAATGAGATGGGCGGGAATTCAGCAGCAAATTACTGCCTTGAAATACAGCCGTATTCAGCTGACAATGAACAAAAAAGATTCCGGCATTCAGGGCTTAACGAGTAATGTCTCATTGCTTTCGCTAAACCTCGATGCTTTTACGGTTGGCTCAAAAGTGAAGATCGCATTGGATAGTCTTGCCCCTCTCGAATATCAGGTAAAAGGCCAAAATGAGACTATTTATCTCAAAAAAGGAACGCAATGGCAGTTTGCATCAGCGCCCGCGTCAAGTGAAAAGAATACATTGCGGAATGGTACATTAAAGGACGCGTTCAGAAATAGAATGGTTTACGTGTATGCAACGGGTGGAACGAAAGAAGAGAAAGACTGGGCATTTGAAAAAGCAAGATATGATGCTGAGACCTGGTATTTCCGTGGAAATGGTGCTGTGGACATAGTCGCCGACAAAGATTTCGATCCCCGGAATTTCAAAGACCGCGGTGTGATTCTATATGGTAATAAAAGTACGAACCTGGCATGGGATAAAGTTTTGAAGAACTGCCCGGTTAATGTAATCAGTGGAAAAATTTCGGTAGGAACTCAGGAATTTATCGGCAATGACCTGGCGGCGTATTTCATCTGGCCACGTGCTGATAGTGATATAGCTTCGGTAACGGTCATTACCGGAACTGGCAAGAATGGATTTCAGGCAGCGAATGCCAACCAGTATTTCAGTGGAGGAAGCGGTTTCCCGGATCTGATGATCTTTTCAGCTGAAATGTTGAAGTCTGGAATGAAGGAAGTAAAGATGTCCGGATTCTTTGGCAATGACTGGTCTGTTGAAAAAGGCGAGTTTGTGAAGCAGTAA
- a CDS encoding SDR family oxidoreductase — MIGPELKFKEQVVIVTGSSSGIGKACAIYFANQGAHVVVNYASNAEEGQKTLEEILANGGSAILVKADVSREDDVLALFRETVSTFGRLDVLVSNAGLQKDSPFMEMSLQQWQKVIDVNLTGMFLCCRAAARQFVAQEKEASEVSHSELAIGKIVMMSSVHDVIPWAGHVNYAASKGGVMMFMKSISQELAPHKIRVNSVSPGAIKTPINQEVWSDPEKYKGLLNLIPYKRIGTPQDVAKAVGWLASDDSDYVNGETLYIDGGMTLYPEFADNG; from the coding sequence ATGATAGGTCCCGAATTGAAATTTAAGGAACAGGTTGTGATCGTGACCGGGTCCAGTTCCGGAATCGGTAAAGCCTGTGCCATCTATTTTGCAAATCAGGGTGCTCACGTAGTGGTGAACTATGCCTCTAATGCAGAGGAAGGTCAAAAAACATTGGAGGAAATACTGGCCAATGGCGGAAGTGCAATCCTGGTGAAGGCAGATGTGAGCCGAGAAGACGACGTACTGGCTCTTTTCAGGGAAACCGTTTCTACATTTGGTCGGCTGGATGTGCTGGTAAGCAATGCCGGGTTGCAAAAAGATTCTCCATTCATGGAAATGAGCCTTCAACAGTGGCAAAAGGTAATTGATGTTAACCTTACCGGCATGTTTTTATGTTGCCGTGCAGCCGCGCGACAATTTGTAGCGCAGGAAAAAGAGGCTTCCGAGGTTTCCCACAGCGAACTTGCCATTGGTAAGATCGTGATGATGAGCTCGGTACACGATGTAATTCCCTGGGCAGGACATGTGAATTATGCCGCTTCAAAAGGTGGCGTGATGATGTTCATGAAATCCATTTCCCAGGAACTTGCGCCGCACAAAATCCGTGTCAATTCGGTAAGTCCCGGTGCAATCAAAACTCCTATTAACCAGGAAGTCTGGTCTGATCCCGAAAAGTACAAAGGCTTATTAAATCTGATACCATACAAAAGGATCGGTACTCCGCAGGACGTAGCGAAAGCAGTAGGCTGGCTTGCCTCGGATGATTCGGATTACGTCAATGGAGAAACACTTTACATTGACGGCGGAATGACGCTATACCCGGAATTCGCCGATAATGGCTAG
- a CDS encoding phosphocholine-specific phospholipase C, which translates to MESRREFIRKATMLTGATGLFSALPESIQKALAIDPAKGSTYLDAEHVVILMQENRSFDHCYGTLRGVRGFNDPRAINLPNKNLVWLQTNAFGETYVPFRLNMKESKATWMGSLPHSWTNQVDARNDGKYDQWLIAKQPGNKEHARMPLTQGFYNREDIPFYYAMADAFTVCDQNFCSSLTGTTPNRLYLWTGTIRENPDPKHYANVRNENVSDDAEASWTTFPERLEDNNVSWRIYQNELSISTGFEGEEDAWLSNFTDNPIEWFTQYNIRFYTGYQKYLKERKGALPAEIEQAQAKLKTVAAGKDADALAKTIKEKQALLQLAGEELVRWSPENYEKLSKRSKNLHQKAYTTNKNDPDYRKVTTVKYHDGDIEHEAKAPQGDILHQFRADVKSGSLPTVSWLVAPENFSDHPTSPWYGAWYVSEVMDILTTDPEVWKKTIFILCYDENDGYFDHVPPFSVPNPYKPDTGAVSQGIDCKTEFVTLEQDMTKKPKKDSRESPIGLGFRVPLLIASPWNRGGQVCSEVFDHTSILQFLEKFVSHKSGKQIKETNISEWRRTICGDLTSSFTPYDGQQIPLPTFVERNEFMESIYNARFKKLPNGYKALTQEEINAVNQNPLLSPVMPKQEKGTRISCALPYELHASSFYNSAKNAFQIKLKAGNDIFHDKAAGSPFAIYAPGKYKDENVKVWNYAVKAGDSIDCAWNLADFENGQYHLRVYGPNGFFREYSGNKNNSYIEVTPRYELGKNKKPTGNILLDIRNNNPSKECTVTVKDNAYGAENQTVTIPRKSQEVMKGNVVSVILDKSFNWYDFSIEVKGEPDLIMRYAGHVETGTASQSDPFMGQMIS; encoded by the coding sequence ATGGAATCCAGAAGAGAATTTATCAGGAAAGCCACTATGCTCACCGGTGCAACCGGACTTTTCAGTGCACTTCCTGAATCCATTCAAAAAGCACTTGCAATTGATCCCGCGAAGGGCAGTACTTATCTGGATGCCGAACATGTGGTAATCCTGATGCAGGAAAACCGCTCCTTCGACCATTGCTATGGCACATTGCGGGGAGTACGTGGCTTCAATGACCCAAGAGCTATCAATTTACCCAACAAGAACCTGGTTTGGTTGCAAACCAATGCATTCGGAGAAACCTACGTGCCTTTCCGGCTGAACATGAAGGAATCCAAGGCTACCTGGATGGGCTCTTTGCCCCATTCCTGGACCAACCAGGTGGATGCCAGAAACGATGGTAAATACGATCAATGGCTGATCGCCAAGCAGCCAGGCAATAAGGAACACGCCAGAATGCCCCTGACGCAGGGATTTTATAATCGCGAAGACATTCCATTTTATTATGCAATGGCTGACGCTTTCACCGTTTGTGACCAAAATTTCTGCTCTTCATTAACCGGTACCACGCCTAACCGTCTTTATCTATGGACGGGAACAATTCGTGAAAATCCCGACCCGAAACATTACGCCAATGTCAGAAATGAAAATGTTTCGGACGACGCCGAGGCTTCCTGGACCACATTTCCCGAGAGACTCGAAGACAATAATGTGTCCTGGCGCATTTACCAGAATGAACTGAGCATTTCTACCGGTTTTGAAGGCGAAGAAGACGCGTGGCTTTCGAATTTTACGGACAACCCGATCGAATGGTTTACGCAATACAATATTCGTTTTTACACCGGCTATCAGAAATATCTCAAAGAAAGAAAAGGTGCATTACCTGCTGAAATTGAGCAGGCCCAGGCAAAATTAAAAACGGTTGCAGCTGGAAAAGATGCCGATGCACTGGCCAAAACCATCAAGGAAAAACAAGCCTTATTGCAACTTGCAGGCGAAGAGCTGGTGAGATGGAGTCCCGAGAATTATGAAAAGCTCTCGAAACGCAGCAAAAACCTGCATCAAAAAGCATATACAACTAACAAGAATGACCCGGATTACCGGAAAGTAACTACCGTAAAATACCACGACGGTGACATTGAACATGAGGCCAAAGCACCGCAGGGAGACATTCTCCATCAGTTCAGGGCGGATGTCAAAAGTGGGAGCCTTCCTACTGTGTCGTGGCTGGTAGCGCCGGAAAATTTCTCCGACCACCCTACTTCGCCCTGGTACGGGGCGTGGTATGTGTCGGAAGTAATGGATATCCTCACCACCGATCCTGAGGTTTGGAAAAAAACGATCTTCATTCTTTGCTATGACGAAAATGACGGCTATTTCGACCACGTACCTCCATTTTCGGTTCCAAATCCATATAAACCTGATACTGGTGCCGTTTCGCAGGGAATTGACTGCAAAACGGAATTCGTAACGCTGGAACAGGATATGACCAAAAAGCCTAAAAAGGACAGTCGCGAAAGTCCGATTGGTCTTGGTTTCCGCGTGCCGCTTCTGATAGCTTCGCCTTGGAACCGTGGTGGTCAGGTATGCTCGGAGGTTTTTGATCATACATCTATATTGCAGTTTTTGGAGAAATTTGTGAGCCATAAATCTGGAAAACAGATCAAGGAAACCAACATCAGTGAATGGAGACGTACCATTTGTGGTGACCTTACTTCTTCATTTACCCCATATGACGGGCAGCAAATACCGCTTCCGACTTTTGTGGAAAGGAATGAGTTTATGGAAAGTATTTACAATGCAAGATTCAAAAAACTCCCGAATGGCTATAAAGCATTAACCCAGGAAGAGATTAATGCTGTCAATCAAAACCCGCTGCTATCACCTGTAATGCCAAAGCAGGAAAAAGGAACACGTATTTCCTGTGCTTTGCCTTACGAATTGCACGCTAGCAGTTTTTACAACTCTGCCAAAAATGCATTTCAAATCAAACTGAAAGCCGGAAATGACATATTTCACGACAAAGCTGCCGGTTCTCCTTTTGCCATTTATGCACCTGGAAAATACAAAGACGAAAATGTTAAAGTATGGAATTACGCTGTGAAGGCAGGTGATTCGATAGACTGCGCGTGGAATCTGGCCGATTTTGAAAATGGACAATACCATTTGCGGGTGTATGGACCAAATGGTTTTTTTAGGGAATACTCGGGAAATAAAAACAACTCTTATATAGAGGTTACGCCCAGGTATGAACTCGGTAAAAACAAAAAGCCAACGGGCAATATTTTACTGGATATCAGAAACAACAATCCATCAAAAGAATGTACGGTTACAGTAAAAGACAACGCATATGGTGCTGAAAATCAAACAGTAACGATCCCGCGCAAATCGCAGGAAGTAATGAAAGGAAATGTTGTTTCCGTCATTTTAGATAAAAGCTTCAATTGGTACGACTTCTCCATTGAAGTTAAAGGCGAACCAGACCTGATCATGCGTTATGCAGGTCACGTGGAAACCGGCACAGCAAGCCAAAGCGATCCGTTTATGGGTCAGATGATCAGCTAA
- the rplT gene encoding 50S ribosomal protein L20 gives MPRSVNHVASRARRKKVLKLAKGYFGRRKNVWTVAKNAVERGLAYAYKGRKQKKRNFRALWIQRINAGARIHGLSYSAFIGKLSAKGIELNRKVLADLAMNHPDAFKAIVDQVK, from the coding sequence ATGCCACGTTCAGTAAATCACGTTGCGTCACGTGCAAGACGTAAAAAAGTTTTAAAACTCGCGAAAGGCTATTTCGGTCGTCGCAAGAATGTATGGACAGTTGCCAAGAACGCAGTAGAACGCGGTTTGGCTTACGCATACAAAGGTCGTAAGCAGAAAAAACGTAATTTCCGCGCATTGTGGATCCAGCGTATCAACGCCGGAGCACGTATCCACGGATTATCTTACTCTGCTTTCATCGGCAAACTTAGTGCAAAAGGCATCGAGCTAAACAGAAAAGTTCTCGCTGACTTGGCGATGAATCATCCGGATGCATTCAAAGCGATCGTTGATCAAGTTAAATAA
- the dnaK gene encoding molecular chaperone DnaK, translated as MGKIIGIDLGTTNSCVAVMEGNEPVVIANSEGARTTPSVVAFMDNGERKIGAPAKRQAITNPKHTISSIKRFMGKKYDDTTGEMKTVAYSVEKGPNNTPRIPIGDRLYTPQEVSAFILQKMRQTAEDYLGQEVTEAVITVPAYFNDAERQATKEAGQIAGLDVKRIINEPTAAALAYGLDKQHIDMKIAVFDLGGGTFDVSILELGEGVFEVKSTDGDTHLGGDDFDQVIINWLADEFQKDEAVDLRKDPMALQRLKEAAEKAKVELSSSTQTEINLPYIFPVDGIPKHLVRTLTRAKFEQLADSLFQRMMEPCKRAMKNAGYTNSDINEVILVGGSTRIPRVQEEVEKFFGKKPSKNVNPDEAVAVGAAIQGGVLTGEVKDVLLLDVIPLSLGIETLGGVFTKLIDANTTIPSKKTETFSTAADNQPSVEIHVLQGERPMATQNRTLGRFHLSDIPPAQRGTPQIEVTFDVDANGILHVSAKDKGTNKEQKIRIEASSGLTDAEITRMREEAKANEAADKAEREKVEKINAADSLIFSTDKQLKEFGDKLSAGNKSAIEGALAELRTAHQSQDVAGIDTAMEKLNGAWQAASQEMYAQGGEGQPGEPAGNPGNAGAADSNGATDDVTDVNFEEVK; from the coding sequence ATGGGAAAAATTATTGGCATAGACTTAGGAACAACGAACTCCTGCGTGGCTGTCATGGAGGGCAATGAGCCGGTTGTAATTGCAAACAGCGAAGGTGCCCGTACAACTCCTTCTGTAGTTGCGTTCATGGACAACGGTGAACGTAAAATAGGAGCACCGGCCAAACGTCAGGCGATCACTAATCCCAAGCATACTATCAGCTCCATAAAAAGATTTATGGGTAAAAAATACGATGACACAACCGGCGAAATGAAGACGGTTGCGTACAGCGTAGAAAAAGGACCTAACAATACGCCTCGTATCCCCATCGGTGACAGGTTATATACGCCACAGGAGGTTTCTGCTTTCATTTTACAGAAAATGAGACAAACTGCGGAAGATTATCTGGGCCAGGAAGTAACAGAGGCAGTTATCACTGTTCCTGCTTATTTCAATGATGCGGAACGTCAGGCTACCAAAGAGGCAGGTCAGATCGCAGGTTTGGATGTGAAACGTATTATCAACGAACCTACTGCGGCAGCGCTTGCATACGGTCTTGACAAGCAGCATATCGATATGAAAATCGCTGTGTTTGACTTGGGTGGCGGTACTTTCGACGTGTCAATCCTTGAATTGGGCGAAGGCGTATTTGAAGTAAAATCAACGGATGGTGATACACACCTTGGTGGTGACGACTTTGACCAGGTTATTATCAACTGGCTTGCAGACGAATTCCAAAAAGACGAGGCTGTTGATCTGAGAAAAGATCCGATGGCGCTGCAACGTTTGAAAGAAGCTGCTGAAAAAGCGAAAGTAGAACTATCAAGCTCTACACAAACTGAAATTAACTTACCATATATATTCCCTGTTGACGGTATTCCAAAGCACCTTGTCCGTACTTTGACCCGTGCGAAATTCGAGCAGCTGGCAGATTCATTGTTCCAAAGAATGATGGAGCCTTGCAAGAGGGCGATGAAAAATGCAGGATATACCAACAGTGATATCAATGAAGTGATCCTGGTAGGTGGTTCAACCCGTATTCCAAGAGTACAGGAAGAAGTTGAAAAATTCTTTGGCAAAAAACCTTCTAAAAACGTCAATCCTGACGAAGCTGTTGCAGTTGGAGCGGCTATCCAGGGTGGTGTATTGACAGGTGAAGTGAAAGACGTTCTTTTATTGGATGTTATTCCTTTGTCATTGGGTATCGAAACATTGGGTGGTGTTTTCACCAAACTGATCGATGCGAACACAACCATTCCTTCTAAGAAAACAGAAACATTCTCGACTGCTGCTGATAACCAGCCTTCTGTTGAGATCCACGTTTTGCAGGGAGAGCGCCCTATGGCAACTCAAAACCGTACACTTGGACGTTTCCACTTGTCGGATATTCCACCAGCACAACGTGGTACCCCGCAAATCGAAGTAACATTCGACGTGGATGCAAATGGTATCCTGCACGTTTCGGCGAAAGACAAAGGAACTAACAAGGAGCAAAAAATCAGAATTGAAGCTTCAAGCGGTTTAACCGATGCTGAAATCACCCGTATGCGTGAAGAAGCAAAAGCGAACGAAGCTGCTGACAAAGCGGAGCGTGAGAAAGTTGAAAAGATCAATGCTGCGGACAGCCTGATATTTTCGACTGACAAACAATTGAAAGAATTTGGAGACAAACTTTCAGCTGGAAATAAATCAGCTATCGAAGGCGCATTGGCAGAATTGAGAACTGCCCACCAAAGCCAGGACGTAGCCGGTATCGACACAGCAATGGAAAAACTGAACGGCGCATGGCAAGCGGCTTCGCAGGAAATGTACGCTCAGGGTGGCGAAGGCCAACCAGGCGAACCTGCCGGTAACCCCGGTAATGCGGGTGCTGCCGATAGCAATGGCGCTACCGACGATGTGACGGACGTAAATTTTGAAGAAGTTAAATAA
- the rpmI gene encoding 50S ribosomal protein L35: protein MPKMKTVSGAKKRFSLTGTGKIKRKHAFHSHILTKKSNKRKRGLVKTGLIDESNHKQVMAMLGK from the coding sequence ATGCCTAAAATGAAAACCGTTTCAGGAGCTAAAAAGCGTTTCTCGCTGACCGGCACTGGAAAAATTAAGCGCAAACACGCTTTCCACAGTCACATCCTGACCAAAAAATCAAACAAGCGTAAGCGTGGTTTGGTTAAAACTGGTCTGATCGATGAGTCTAACCACAAGCAAGTGATGGCAATGCTTGGAAAATAA
- a CDS encoding VanZ family protein: MSNLISTITDFIARQRWLGWFWTLLILVACTWPGKDIPAAPIMGFDKIVHSSLFMVWIILFLLAYPQKTRMLVLLGMAYGLGLEFYQQLLPFDRTFDWWDAVADAVGVILGLGIKTMVLDRYRQRLY, encoded by the coding sequence ATGTCTAATTTGATTTCTACAATTACTGATTTTATTGCAAGACAGCGCTGGCTGGGTTGGTTTTGGACTTTGTTAATTTTGGTGGCCTGTACCTGGCCAGGAAAGGACATTCCGGCAGCTCCTATTATGGGCTTCGACAAAATCGTACATTCCAGCCTGTTCATGGTCTGGATTATCCTGTTTTTGCTGGCATATCCTCAAAAAACACGGATGTTGGTACTATTAGGGATGGCTTATGGCCTGGGGTTGGAATTTTACCAACAGCTTCTGCCCTTTGACCGCACTTTTGACTGGTGGGACGCCGTAGCAGACGCTGTTGGTGTTATTTTAGGTTTGGGGATCAAAACAATGGTCCTGGATCGTTACCGCCAGCGCTTGTACTGA
- the infC gene encoding translation initiation factor IF-3: protein MALRPPSGRLRVPEEPYKINERITAKEVRLVGENIEPGIVDINTARALAKAQSLDLVEIAPTAVPPVCKVVDYSKFKYEQKKKQKEIKAKAQKVVIKEIRFGPNTDDHDFDFKLKHAINFLKEGSKVKAYVHFVGRTIVFKERGVNLLNKFSEALSDYGKLEMEPKLEGKRMTIILAPAPSKAK from the coding sequence ATGGCATTAAGACCCCCTAGTGGACGGTTAAGAGTTCCCGAAGAACCTTATAAAATAAACGAACGAATTACAGCAAAAGAAGTACGCCTGGTTGGAGAAAATATTGAACCGGGAATAGTTGATATCAATACGGCCCGAGCACTTGCGAAGGCGCAAAGCCTTGATCTTGTTGAAATTGCACCGACGGCTGTCCCTCCTGTATGCAAGGTGGTGGACTACTCGAAGTTCAAGTACGAGCAGAAAAAGAAACAGAAAGAGATTAAGGCCAAGGCTCAGAAAGTAGTTATTAAAGAGATCCGTTTCGGCCCGAACACGGATGACCATGACTTCGATTTCAAATTGAAGCATGCGATAAATTTCTTGAAAGAAGGTTCAAAAGTAAAAGCGTACGTGCATTTCGTAGGTCGTACTATTGTGTTTAAAGAAAGAGGGGTTAACCTTTTGAATAAATTCTCGGAAGCGCTTTCGGATTACGGCAAGCTTGAAATGGAACCTAAACTGGAAGGAAAAAGAATGACAATCATTCTTGCTCCTGCGCCTTCCAAAGCAAAATAA
- the pgi gene encoding glucose-6-phosphate isomerase produces the protein MLKNVPFDQLSAYKKLKTHHKTISQKHLKNLFEEETDRHKKFSIRFGDILLDYSKNRITSRTRSYLVQLAEEAGLADAIEQMFTGEKINATEGRAVLHTALRNRSNEPVLADGKDVMPDVNEVLAKMKDFSGKVRSGAWKGYSGKEITDLVNIGIGGSDLGPVMVTEALKAYGKVGLNVHFVSNVDGTHIAETVKALNPETTLFMIASKTFTTQETMANAHSARTWFLEKAVDQEHVKKHFVAISTNQTEVEKFGIDPENMFGFWDWVGGRYSLWSAIGLSIACFVGFQNFEQLLSGAHEMDKHFRTTKFERNIPVILGLLGVWYNDFFDAQTQAILPYDQYMHRFAAYFQQGDMESNGKSTGRNGQPVGYQTGPVIWGEPGTNGQHAFYQLIHQGTKLIPCDFIAPAVSHNPLGDHHKMLLSNFFAQTEALMNGKTEEEVRAELKAAGKSQEEIDFITPFKVFSGNRPTNSILVKKITPKVLGSLIAMYEHKIFVQGIIWNIFSFDQWGVELGKQLANKIYPELQNDWPVTNHDSSTNGLINQYKRWR, from the coding sequence ATGCTCAAAAACGTGCCCTTTGATCAATTGTCTGCTTACAAAAAGCTGAAAACGCATCACAAAACGATATCTCAAAAGCATTTAAAGAATCTGTTCGAGGAAGAGACAGACCGTCATAAGAAGTTTTCCATTCGGTTTGGCGACATTCTGCTGGATTATTCCAAAAACCGGATCACTTCCCGTACACGCTCGTATCTGGTACAACTTGCAGAGGAAGCGGGCCTGGCCGATGCTATTGAGCAGATGTTTACCGGTGAGAAAATCAATGCTACCGAAGGACGCGCAGTATTGCACACTGCCCTGCGTAACCGTTCCAATGAGCCTGTGCTGGCCGACGGAAAGGACGTAATGCCTGACGTGAATGAGGTCCTCGCCAAAATGAAGGACTTTTCAGGAAAGGTAAGATCCGGTGCCTGGAAAGGTTATTCAGGAAAAGAAATCACCGACCTCGTTAACATTGGTATCGGCGGAAGCGACTTGGGCCCGGTGATGGTGACCGAAGCTTTGAAAGCATACGGCAAGGTCGGATTGAATGTACATTTCGTATCCAATGTGGATGGTACCCACATTGCTGAAACGGTGAAGGCGCTGAACCCGGAGACGACGTTGTTCATGATTGCTTCTAAAACGTTTACTACGCAGGAGACTATGGCGAATGCACACAGCGCACGCACCTGGTTTCTTGAAAAAGCAGTAGATCAGGAGCATGTTAAGAAACATTTCGTCGCCATATCTACCAACCAGACCGAAGTTGAAAAATTCGGTATTGATCCTGAAAACATGTTTGGTTTCTGGGATTGGGTAGGTGGCCGCTATTCATTGTGGTCTGCGATCGGGCTGTCTATCGCCTGTTTTGTAGGTTTCCAAAATTTCGAGCAGCTATTGTCAGGTGCTCATGAAATGGACAAGCATTTCCGTACTACCAAGTTTGAACGTAACATTCCGGTCATTCTGGGACTCCTTGGAGTTTGGTATAACGACTTCTTCGATGCGCAAACGCAGGCGATCCTGCCTTACGATCAGTATATGCACCGTTTTGCAGCCTATTTCCAGCAGGGAGATATGGAAAGCAATGGTAAAAGCACCGGACGTAACGGGCAACCGGTTGGATATCAGACGGGCCCTGTTATTTGGGGAGAGCCTGGTACCAATGGTCAGCATGCCTTTTATCAGCTGATCCACCAGGGTACCAAGCTGATACCATGCGATTTTATTGCTCCGGCTGTGAGCCACAATCCCCTGGGTGACCATCATAAAATGTTGCTTTCCAACTTTTTCGCGCAAACCGAGGCATTAATGAACGGCAAGACTGAGGAAGAGGTACGTGCAGAACTAAAAGCCGCGGGTAAGAGTCAGGAGGAAATTGACTTTATCACACCATTCAAAGTATTTTCCGGAAACAGGCCAACCAACTCAATCCTGGTGAAAAAAATCACTCCGAAAGTTTTAGGAAGCCTGATTGCCATGTACGAACATAAAATCTTCGTTCAGGGTATTATATGGAACATTTTCAGCTTTGATCAATGGGGTGTTGAGCTGGGTAAACAGCTTGCTAACAAGATTTACCCTGAACTTCAAAACGATTGGCCGGTTACTAATCACGATAGTTCAACCAATGGACTGATCAATCAGTACAAGCGCTGGCGGTAA